Sequence from the Bremerella volcania genome:
GCTGTGCCGATCCGTTCGCCAGGCGTTCGCTGCGCGTATCGACAGGGCACGCGTTCAAAATCCCCATCGTCGAAAGCGAAGACTTCACCGCCGATCTGAAGCAGCTTGTCGCACTCGGCTTCGAGACCTTCGCGACGGTGCTCTCCGACGCGGCAACGCCCCTATCACAAGTCAGCCGAGCACCGCGCAGCGTGCTGCTGGTTGGCAACGAAGGGTACGGGCTCGAAGAAGAGACGCTCGCCCACTGCACGCATCAGATCACCATCCCGATGCAGCGTGGCAGTGACTCGCTGAACGTGGCGATGGCCACGGGCATCTTCCTGTACCACTTCTGCCACATGCAGGCCTCATCACCAGCGGACGATCTCGCCTGAGACGATTTGCCACGACCCGGCAGGCGTTTCGACAAGCAGTGCCCCAGTCGCGTCGATGCCGCGGCACTCTCCGGAGATCGTCTGATCGGCCTGACGAGTTTCAATCGCGCGTCCCGTCAGCAAACAATGCGTCTGCCAGTAAGGCAGCAGTCCGGCCAGCGAATCAACGTTCTGCATGCAGAGGGTTTGAAATCGCGTCAGAAAGTCAAGCAAGATCTCCGGCAGAAAGTGCTGCACGCCAGTAACATCAGTCAGGGCGATCGCTCTTTGCTGCACGTCGGCCGGGGCGTCTTCCAGCGAGTTGTTCACGTTCACGCCAATCCCGACGCACAAGACAGGCTCTGCCGCGTCTCGCTTCTCGACCAGGATGCCGCACACTTTTCTTCCGGCCAGGAAGACGTCGTTGGGCCACTTCAGCTGAAAGGCTTCCGACTGACTCAATGTTTCCAACGTTTGGCACATCGCGACCCCAGCGATGAGCGAACACCGCGGCCAGTTGCAGGGCTCGATCGGAGTATCCTGCGTGCCCAACATCGCCGTGAACGTAAGCGCACCGTCGCCAGCAAACCAGCTGCGCGATCCCCTGCCCCGCCCCTTGGTTTGCCTGCGCGCCACGACCAGCGCCGGCAGACGCTGGCTGTACGCCGCCAGGTTGGCCAGCGCGTGATCGCTGGTCGATGGCAACTCGTCAAAAACATCGACCAGCGAGAAAGCAGCCTGACGCTCGATCTCGCGTTTTGCAGGTTCAGGAAACCAATCGCTCATAAAAGATCTTCTGATATCTTGTCCCCTCTCCTTCGCAGGGAGAGGGCTAGAGTGAGCGACTGTGTTTAATTTCAAGCCGTTTGGGGCGTGGTCTGCCATGTTTTTTGTTCTCGAAGCATGGCGTTGAGGATGCACAGTAGCTTTCTCATGCACGCCACGATGGCAACTTTCGCACGCTTTCCGGCGTCTCGCAGTCGACGGTAATACGGTTTAATCTTGGGATTGTGGCGGATCGCTGAGAGCGTCGCCATGTAGAGCGCGGAGCGAACGGTCGTACGCCCTCCCCACGTGGTGCGCACTCCGCGGAACTTGCCGCTGTCGCGATTGATCGGGGCCACGCCTGCCAACGCCGCGATTTGATGCCGCGAGCAGCTGCCAAGTTCGGGAAGTTCCGCCAAGAGAGACAGTGAAGTATGGGGACCGATGCCAGGAACACTTTTGAGCAGATCGTCTTTGGTTCGCCAAACAGGCGTCTGCTGAATGGTTTGCTGGAGGTCGCCATCTAGTTGATCGAGCTGACTTTGGAGCGTTCGAATCACGGCCTTAATGCTGCGCTGGACAAGCTTGTCATCCGACTGTTGGAGGCGGTTCTTCTCCGCCGTCAGCATGCCAATCAATTGTCGTCGACGAGCGATTTGCTGCTGCAAACGCAGCTGTTCTTTACTGGGAATCGGCCGAAACGTGAGGCGAACGGCTTGGCCAAACTCGGCCAGGATGCACGCGTCAATCTCGTCGGTCTTGGCCAACTTGCCGGTCGCGCGAGCGTAGTTTCGTACTTGCCGTGGATTGACGACTGCCACCGGAAGTAATGCGGCGCCCAGTTCACCAACGATGGCTTTCTCGTATCCACCAGTGCCTTCCAGAACGACTCCGTCAATCGAGAGCGACTTCAGCTCTTGAACAATTTGTTGATGGCCTTCCGGCGTGTTGGGCCATTGCCGTACGGCGTCACCGATCGCAACATCAAGTTTGTCTTTCGAGACATCAATTCCAATAAACATCAAATTCGAGCTTCTCCCTTCCTTGCTAATGCGGGCTTGCCAGGCAGCGGCCCCAGCGACTGTTCGGGCTAAATCTCAAAAAAGCGGACCGGTATCTAGCTCACCCACGGCCTCTGACGACCCGAGGGTTATCGATCTCGCGATCCGCAAAGCTATCCCACTCCGTTCGCTACGCTCACTACGTGGGATAGCTTGATTCCAATGTAAATCTAAACAGATTTCAACATACAAGGGTTTCTGGAACGACGTTTCCCTCGTATCGCCCAACGAATCAGGGGTGGCCCAGAGAGATTCCTCTCTGGGTCGGCATCGCCGACAAGCGGCTAATGAATGGACGTTACCAAGATGGAAACCATCCCTCTTGTTCCTACTCGATGCATGAGCCGCTTGTGGCCCGGCGATGGGAACACTAGCTTCGCATGCAGTGCTTGACCTGCGGTCTGCCTCCTCACCCTCTCTATGCGCAGACGGTGGAGAGGGGACAGGAATTACGACAGGCGAATCATGAGATCGCCGGTTTCGACCTGGCTGCCTGGTTTGACCAGAACCTCTTCGACCGTTCCGGCCACTTCGGCGTAGACGGTGGTTTCCATTTTCATCGCTTCGAGCGAAAGTAGCTTCTGTCCCTTGGCGACCTTCTCGCCTGGCTCGACGGCGATGGTCACCACCATGCCAGGCATCGACGAACCGATCTGTTTCGGGTCGGCAGCATCCGCCTTTTGACGCTTGGGAACGTCCGATTCGAGCGAGTGATCCAGCACGCTGACTTCGCGCGGCTGGCCGTTGAGTTCGAAGAAGACAACCCGCGTGCCATCGGGGTGCGGATCGCTCACCGTCAGGAACTTCACGATCAGCGTCTTCCCTTTTTCGATATCGATCACCAGTTCTTCCCCTGGCTCCTGGCCGTAGAAGAAGACCGGCGTGGGCAGATTGCTGATGTCGCCGAACTCGACTTCATGCTTGGCGAACTCTTCGTATACCTTGGGGTACAAAAGGTACGACACCACTTCGTTGCGACTTGGCTTGCGGCCCAGGATCTTCTCGACCTTG
This genomic interval carries:
- a CDS encoding biotin--[acetyl-CoA-carboxylase] ligase, whose product is MSDWFPEPAKREIERQAAFSLVDVFDELPSTSDHALANLAAYSQRLPALVVARRQTKGRGRGSRSWFAGDGALTFTAMLGTQDTPIEPCNWPRCSLIAGVAMCQTLETLSQSEAFQLKWPNDVFLAGRKVCGILVEKRDAAEPVLCVGIGVNVNNSLEDAPADVQQRAIALTDVTGVQHFLPEILLDFLTRFQTLCMQNVDSLAGLLPYWQTHCLLTGRAIETRQADQTISGECRGIDATGALLVETPAGSWQIVSGEIVRW
- a CDS encoding IS110 family RNA-guided transposase; this translates as MFIGIDVSKDKLDVAIGDAVRQWPNTPEGHQQIVQELKSLSIDGVVLEGTGGYEKAIVGELGAALLPVAVVNPRQVRNYARATGKLAKTDEIDACILAEFGQAVRLTFRPIPSKEQLRLQQQIARRRQLIGMLTAEKNRLQQSDDKLVQRSIKAVIRTLQSQLDQLDGDLQQTIQQTPVWRTKDDLLKSVPGIGPHTSLSLLAELPELGSCSRHQIAALAGVAPINRDSGKFRGVRTTWGGRTTVRSALYMATLSAIRHNPKIKPYYRRLRDAGKRAKVAIVACMRKLLCILNAMLREQKTWQTTPQTA